From the genome of Triticum aestivum cultivar Chinese Spring chromosome 3B, IWGSC CS RefSeq v2.1, whole genome shotgun sequence, one region includes:
- the LOC123068393 gene encoding LEAF RUST 10 DISEASE-RESISTANCEUS RECEPTOR-LIKE PROTEIN KINASE-like 1.2 isoform X2 has product MASMPVVSLPFLASFLLVFLLHRVHVVGAAECEPVACGNFTIKYPFWLGAPGHPPSEPSCGHPAFELWCIGGNTTAAMSGSPIHVHSIDYATSSFLVVHNRIAAGTDGACLADFNVSSSLALSPFKISPSNRALCFLYNCNGTEPRGREYANATAGCSRPIVAYLGGSFVRDTPPAIPTGNCTYTYLPVLGSEAAVSTAADYTRLLKAGFLLDWAGAGIGIGDCPACAASGGQCRYRGATAALACLCPGGKLRGPTCAGGSTRMKTIFIIVGAVLGAGAIFLFVFFVLHQRKKKKQAIASNEFMRSGSSMTTYSKDLELGGSPHIFTFEELEVATDGFSASRELGDGGFGTVYKGKLKDGRVVAVKRLYKNNYRRVEQFLNEVDILSRLLHQNLVILYGCTSRMSRDLLLVYEFIANGTVADHLHGSRSAERGLTWPLRLNIAIETAEALAYLHAVEIIHRDVKTTNILLDNSFHVKVADFGLSRLFPLEVTHVSTVPQGTPGYVDPVYHQCYKLTDKSDVYSFGVVLVELISSKPAVDMSRSHSEINLANMALNRIQNHEVVQLVDPELGYDTDPETKRTIDRVAEVAFQCLQMERDLRPSIKEVVEILTCVRDGDCRAKSMKKKASQKEDAHLLTEGLQFSPDSVIHRFHSQSTNHSVASNASGL; this is encoded by the exons ATGGCTTCCATGCCTGTGGTCAGCCTGCCGTTCTTGGCATCgttcctcctcgtcttcctccttcaCCGTGTCCATGTGGTGGGCGCCGCCGAGTGCGAGCCGGTGGCCTGCGGGAACTTCACCATCAAGTACCCGTTCTGGCTCGGCGCGCCCGGCCACCCCCCGTCGGAGCCCTCCTGCGGCCACCCGGCCTTCGAGCTCTGGTGCATCGGCGGCAACACCACGGCCGCCATGAGCGGCTCCCCCATCCACGTCCACAGCATCGACTACGCCACCAGCTCCTTCCTCGTCGTCCACAACAGGATCGCCGCGGGCACCGACGGCGCGTGCCTCGCCGACTTCAACGTCTCGTCCAGCCTCGCCCTCAGCCCGTTCAAGATCAGCCCCAGCAACCGTGCCCTGTGCTTCCTCTACAACTGCAACGGGACGGAGCCGCGCGGGCGCGAGTACGCGAACGCCACCGCGGGCTGCAGTAGGCCCATCGTCGCGTACCTGGGCGGGAGCTTCGTTCGGGACACGCCCCCGGCGATCCCTACCGGGAACTGCACGTACACCTACCTCCCGGTGCTCGGCTCGGAGGCGGCGGTCTCCACGGCGGCGGACTACACCCGGCTGCTGAAGGCCGGGTTCCTCCTGGACTGGGCGGGCGCCGGCATCGGCATCGGCGACTGCCCCGCCTGCGCCGCGAGCGGGGGCCAGTGCCGGTACCGCGGCGCGACCGCGGCGCTCGCGTGCCTCTGCCCCGGCGGGAAGCTGCGCGGGCCGACATGCGCCG GGGGGAGTACAAGGATGAAAACAATTTTCATAATAG TTGGAGCAGTACTCGGTGCTGGTGCAATCTTTCTGTTCGTCTTCTTTGTCTTGCACCAACGAAAGAAGAAGAAACAAGCTATAGCTTCAAATGAGTTCATGCGAAGTGGATCTTCAATGACGACATACAGTAAAGACCTTGAGCTGGGTGGTTCTCCTCATATCTTCACTTTCGAGGAACTCGAAGTGGCTACTGATGGATTTAGTGCTTCAAGGGAGCTTGGTGATGGTGGCTTTGGAACTGTTTATAAAG GAAAACTCAAGGATGGGAGAGTAGTTGCGGTGAAACGCCTTTACAAGAACAACTACAGACGGGTTGAGCAGTTCCTGAATGAGGTCGACATCCTGTCccgcctgctccaccagaacctGGTCATCCTATATGGCTGCACGTCGCGAATGAGCCGTGACCTTCTCCTGGTGTACGAGTTCATCGCAAATGGGACTGTCGCAGACCATCTTCACGGATCTCGCTCGGCGGAACGAGGCCTCACGTGGCCTCTAAGACTGAACATTGCCATAGAAACAGCTGAAGCACTGGCCTACCTCCATGCAGTCGAGATCATACATCGGGATGTGAAGACAACCAACATATTGCTTGACAACAGCTTTCATGTCAAAGTTGCAGACTTTGGGTTGTCGCGCCTGTTCCCGCTCGAGGTCACCCATGTCTCGACCGTTCCACAGGGCACACCTGGCTACGTCGACCCCGTGTACCACCAGTGCTACAAGCTGACCGACAAGAGCGACGTTTACAGCTTTGGCGTTGTGTTGGTGGAGCTGATATCCTCAAAGCCTGCTGTGGACATGAGCAGGAGCCACAGTGAGATCAACCTGGCCAACATGGCTCTCAACAGGATTCAGAACCATGAAGTTGTTCAGCTGGTTGATCCGGAGCTCGGCTACGACACCGACCCCGAAACGAAGAGGACGATCGACCGCGTGgctgaggtggccttccagtgcctgCAGATGGAGAGGGATCTGAGGCCGTCGATCAAGGAGGTGGTGGAGATCCTGACCTGCGTCAGGGACGGAGACTGTCGGGCTAAGAGCATGAAGAAGAAGGCGTCTCAGAAAGAGGACGCGCACTTGCTCACGGAGGGCCTGCAGTTTTCGCCTGACTCGGTCATCCATAGATTCCATAGCCAGTCAACGAACCACTCGGTAGCGTCGAATGCTAGCGGGTTATGA
- the LOC123068393 gene encoding LEAF RUST 10 DISEASE-RESISTANCEUS RECEPTOR-LIKE PROTEIN KINASE-like 1.2 isoform X5: protein MATTSCWFLVFVLVVWWLPLTDAGAEEQHGEGCSGSAKTCGILTISQPFWLSQLETGRSCGPLDFEVGCFNGTPILRSSGSSGFAIMDISYEERSLRVVDAHKERDFNVSNSSCHFPKWNTSSKLALPFKVDPANLNLIFYNCTKTVARPDVSLAEVRCGNGRNTYVRAGVRYDATGNYGGYALEGCDALLVPMMGSSGGANASDYEQLISDGFLLTWDPPPARGSTRMKTIFIIVGAVLGAGAIFLFVFFVLHQRKKKKQAIASNEFMRSGSSMTTYSKDLELGGSPHIFTFEELEVATDGFSASRELGDGGFGTVYKGKLKDGRVVAVKRLYKNNYRRVEQFLNEVDILSRLLHQNLVILYGCTSRMSRDLLLVYEFIANGTVADHLHGSRSAERGLTWPLRLNIAIETAEALAYLHAVEIIHRDVKTTNILLDNSFHVKVADFGLSRLFPLEVTHVSTVPQGTPGYVDPVYHQCYKLTDKSDVYSFGVVLVELISSKPAVDMSRSHSEINLANMALNRIQNHEVVQLVDPELGYDTDPETKRTIDRVAEVAFQCLQMERDLRPSIKEVVEILTCVRDGDCRAKSMKKKASQKEDAHLLTEGLQFSPDSVIHRFHSQSTNHSVASNASGL, encoded by the exons ATGGCTACCACTAGCTGCTGGTTCTTGGTGTTCGTCTTGGTAGTATGGTGGCTGCCACTGACGGACGCTGGGGCCGAGGAGCAGCATGGGGAAGGCTGCTCGGGATCGGCCAAGACGTGCGGCATCCTCACCATCTCCCAACCGTTCTGGCTGTCCCAATTGGAGACGGGACGATCGTGTGGTCCTTTGGATTTTGAGGTCGGTTGCTTCAACGGCACCCCAATTCTCCGGAGCTCTGGATCCAGTGGCTTTGCGATCATGGACATCTCCTATGAGGAACGCAGTTTGCGCGTGGTTGATGCacataaagagagagacttcaacgtCTCCAACAGCAGCTGCCATTTCCCAAAGTGGAACACCTCCAGCAagctggcactgccgtttaaggtTGACCCCGCCAACCTGAACCTCATCTTCTACAACTGCACCAAGACGGTGGCGCGTCCGGACGTGTCACTGGCGGAGGTGAGATGTGGGAACGGGAGGAACACTTATGTCCGCGCGGGAGTGCGCTACGATGCCACCGGGAACTATGGAGGCTACGCCTTGGAGGGCTGTGATGCTCTCCTCGTGCCGATGATGGGCTCGTCAGGCGGGGCCAACGCGAGTGACTACGAGCAGCTCATCAGCGATGGTTTCCTCCTGACATGGGATCCACCCCCTGCAC GGGGGAGTACAAGGATGAAAACAATTTTCATAATAG TTGGAGCAGTACTCGGTGCTGGTGCAATCTTTCTGTTCGTCTTCTTTGTCTTGCACCAACGAAAGAAGAAGAAACAAGCTATAGCTTCAAATGAGTTCATGCGAAGTGGATCTTCAATGACGACATACAGTAAAGACCTTGAGCTGGGTGGTTCTCCTCATATCTTCACTTTCGAGGAACTCGAAGTGGCTACTGATGGATTTAGTGCTTCAAGGGAGCTTGGTGATGGTGGCTTTGGAACTGTTTATAAAG GAAAACTCAAGGATGGGAGAGTAGTTGCGGTGAAACGCCTTTACAAGAACAACTACAGACGGGTTGAGCAGTTCCTGAATGAGGTCGACATCCTGTCccgcctgctccaccagaacctGGTCATCCTATATGGCTGCACGTCGCGAATGAGCCGTGACCTTCTCCTGGTGTACGAGTTCATCGCAAATGGGACTGTCGCAGACCATCTTCACGGATCTCGCTCGGCGGAACGAGGCCTCACGTGGCCTCTAAGACTGAACATTGCCATAGAAACAGCTGAAGCACTGGCCTACCTCCATGCAGTCGAGATCATACATCGGGATGTGAAGACAACCAACATATTGCTTGACAACAGCTTTCATGTCAAAGTTGCAGACTTTGGGTTGTCGCGCCTGTTCCCGCTCGAGGTCACCCATGTCTCGACCGTTCCACAGGGCACACCTGGCTACGTCGACCCCGTGTACCACCAGTGCTACAAGCTGACCGACAAGAGCGACGTTTACAGCTTTGGCGTTGTGTTGGTGGAGCTGATATCCTCAAAGCCTGCTGTGGACATGAGCAGGAGCCACAGTGAGATCAACCTGGCCAACATGGCTCTCAACAGGATTCAGAACCATGAAGTTGTTCAGCTGGTTGATCCGGAGCTCGGCTACGACACCGACCCCGAAACGAAGAGGACGATCGACCGCGTGgctgaggtggccttccagtgcctgCAGATGGAGAGGGATCTGAGGCCGTCGATCAAGGAGGTGGTGGAGATCCTGACCTGCGTCAGGGACGGAGACTGTCGGGCTAAGAGCATGAAGAAGAAGGCGTCTCAGAAAGAGGACGCGCACTTGCTCACGGAGGGCCTGCAGTTTTCGCCTGACTCGGTCATCCATAGATTCCATAGCCAGTCAACGAACCACTCGGTAGCGTCGAATGCTAGCGGGTTATGA
- the LOC123068393 gene encoding LEAF RUST 10 DISEASE-RESISTANCEUS RECEPTOR-LIKE PROTEIN KINASE-like 1.2 isoform X6 has protein sequence MSLIGASWNCCPTAACRCRTPPPNSASSSGSPPSTWTSSCTTARRRWLEQRLWAHVGGESWCRRGWGAGTGARCSSALEGVTARRAATAAMPCEAAPPAVLPVLGSSSGEVNASDYERLVRDGFLLTWGLPPAPAPPRGSTRMKTIFIIVGAVLGAGAIFLFVFFVLHQRKKKKQAIASNEFMRSGSSMTTYSKDLELGGSPHIFTFEELEVATDGFSASRELGDGGFGTVYKGKLKDGRVVAVKRLYKNNYRRVEQFLNEVDILSRLLHQNLVILYGCTSRMSRDLLLVYEFIANGTVADHLHGSRSAERGLTWPLRLNIAIETAEALAYLHAVEIIHRDVKTTNILLDNSFHVKVADFGLSRLFPLEVTHVSTVPQGTPGYVDPVYHQCYKLTDKSDVYSFGVVLVELISSKPAVDMSRSHSEINLANMALNRIQNHEVVQLVDPELGYDTDPETKRTIDRVAEVAFQCLQMERDLRPSIKEVVEILTCVRDGDCRAKSMKKKASQKEDAHLLTEGLQFSPDSVIHRFHSQSTNHSVASNASGL, from the exons ATGTCGTTGATCGGGGCAAGCTGGAACTGTTGTCCAACGGCTGCCTGCCGATGCAGAACACCTCCGCCAAACTCGGCGTCCAGTTCAGGATCGCCCCCGTCAACCTGGACCTCATCTTGTACAACTGCAcggagaaggtggctggagcagcGGCTCTGGGCGCACGTCGGCGGAGAGAGCTGGTGCCGACGGGGATGGGGTGCCGGAACGGGAGCAAGGTGTTCATCCGCGCTGGAGGGCGTTACAGCGAGACGGGCGGCTACGGCGGCCATGCCGTGCGAGGCTGCGCCGCCCGCTGTCCTGCCGGTGCTGGGCTCGTCCTCCGGCGAGGTGAACGCGAGCGACTACGAGCGGCTCGTCAGGGATGGCTTCCTCTTGACATGGGGTCTGCCGCCTGCACCTGCACCTCCAC GGGGGAGTACAAGGATGAAAACAATTTTCATAATAG TTGGAGCAGTACTCGGTGCTGGTGCAATCTTTCTGTTCGTCTTCTTTGTCTTGCACCAACGAAAGAAGAAGAAACAAGCTATAGCTTCAAATGAGTTCATGCGAAGTGGATCTTCAATGACGACATACAGTAAAGACCTTGAGCTGGGTGGTTCTCCTCATATCTTCACTTTCGAGGAACTCGAAGTGGCTACTGATGGATTTAGTGCTTCAAGGGAGCTTGGTGATGGTGGCTTTGGAACTGTTTATAAAG GAAAACTCAAGGATGGGAGAGTAGTTGCGGTGAAACGCCTTTACAAGAACAACTACAGACGGGTTGAGCAGTTCCTGAATGAGGTCGACATCCTGTCccgcctgctccaccagaacctGGTCATCCTATATGGCTGCACGTCGCGAATGAGCCGTGACCTTCTCCTGGTGTACGAGTTCATCGCAAATGGGACTGTCGCAGACCATCTTCACGGATCTCGCTCGGCGGAACGAGGCCTCACGTGGCCTCTAAGACTGAACATTGCCATAGAAACAGCTGAAGCACTGGCCTACCTCCATGCAGTCGAGATCATACATCGGGATGTGAAGACAACCAACATATTGCTTGACAACAGCTTTCATGTCAAAGTTGCAGACTTTGGGTTGTCGCGCCTGTTCCCGCTCGAGGTCACCCATGTCTCGACCGTTCCACAGGGCACACCTGGCTACGTCGACCCCGTGTACCACCAGTGCTACAAGCTGACCGACAAGAGCGACGTTTACAGCTTTGGCGTTGTGTTGGTGGAGCTGATATCCTCAAAGCCTGCTGTGGACATGAGCAGGAGCCACAGTGAGATCAACCTGGCCAACATGGCTCTCAACAGGATTCAGAACCATGAAGTTGTTCAGCTGGTTGATCCGGAGCTCGGCTACGACACCGACCCCGAAACGAAGAGGACGATCGACCGCGTGgctgaggtggccttccagtgcctgCAGATGGAGAGGGATCTGAGGCCGTCGATCAAGGAGGTGGTGGAGATCCTGACCTGCGTCAGGGACGGAGACTGTCGGGCTAAGAGCATGAAGAAGAAGGCGTCTCAGAAAGAGGACGCGCACTTGCTCACGGAGGGCCTGCAGTTTTCGCCTGACTCGGTCATCCATAGATTCCATAGCCAGTCAACGAACCACTCGGTAGCGTCGAATGCTAGCGGGTTATGA
- the LOC123068393 gene encoding LEAF RUST 10 DISEASE-RESISTANCEUS RECEPTOR-LIKE PROTEIN KINASE-like 1.2 isoform X4, which translates to MFPWRLGPCLFVSVLAVVYTMPARMLVAAASCEPERCGNVTVSPPFGIVSGSEENRCAQSGFQVHCTDGVPYLGYYERGFGLQILNIFYINSSLLVSDVHKLGDFNLSGERGCHVPKANTATKTGPPFSISSLNRNLIFYNCTRAPSLETVHRAGLAATVCRNNTFVRAGGRYNATGVIAGSYDLPGCNVTAVPVLGATGKVNASHYIELISDGFLLTWRPLTPSAGSGGSTRMKTIFIIVGAVLGAGAIFLFVFFVLHQRKKKKQAIASNEFMRSGSSMTTYSKDLELGGSPHIFTFEELEVATDGFSASRELGDGGFGTVYKGKLKDGRVVAVKRLYKNNYRRVEQFLNEVDILSRLLHQNLVILYGCTSRMSRDLLLVYEFIANGTVADHLHGSRSAERGLTWPLRLNIAIETAEALAYLHAVEIIHRDVKTTNILLDNSFHVKVADFGLSRLFPLEVTHVSTVPQGTPGYVDPVYHQCYKLTDKSDVYSFGVVLVELISSKPAVDMSRSHSEINLANMALNRIQNHEVVQLVDPELGYDTDPETKRTIDRVAEVAFQCLQMERDLRPSIKEVVEILTCVRDGDCRAKSMKKKASQKEDAHLLTEGLQFSPDSVIHRFHSQSTNHSVASNASGL; encoded by the exons ATGTTCCCATGGCGCCTGGGGCCTTGCCTCTTCGTCTCCGTTCTCGCCGTGGTCTATACGATGCCGGCACGGATGCTCGTCGCGGCGGCGTCCTGCGAGCCGGAGCGATGCGGCAACGTGACTGTCTCGCCCCCGTTTGGGATCGTCTCGGGCTCTGAGGAGAACCGGTGCGCGCAGTCCGGGTTCCAGGTCCACTGCACCGACGGCGTCCCCTACCTCGGGTACTAcgagcgcgggttcgggctgcAGATCCTCAACATATTCTACATCAATAGTTCCTTGCTCGTCTCCGACGTCCACAAGCTCGGCGACTTCAATCTCTCCGGCGAGAGAGGATGCCACGTACCCAAGGCCAACACCGCCACCAAAACCGGGCCTCCCTTCTCCATCAGCAGCCTCAACCGGAACCTCATCTTCTACAACTGCACCAGGGCACCGTCGCTGGAGACGGTGCACCGAGCGGGGCTGGCGGCGACGGTGTGCCGGAACAACACCTTTGTCCGCGCAGGAGGGCGTTACAACGCGACGGGCGTGATCGCCGGCAGCTACGATTTGCCGGGCTGCAACGTCACCGCCGTGCCGGTGCTCGGGGCGACTGGGAAGGTGAATGCCAGCCACTACATAGAGCTCATCAGCGATGGATTCCTCCTCACATGGCGGCCGCTGACGCCGAGTGCCGGTAGTG GGGGGAGTACAAGGATGAAAACAATTTTCATAATAG TTGGAGCAGTACTCGGTGCTGGTGCAATCTTTCTGTTCGTCTTCTTTGTCTTGCACCAACGAAAGAAGAAGAAACAAGCTATAGCTTCAAATGAGTTCATGCGAAGTGGATCTTCAATGACGACATACAGTAAAGACCTTGAGCTGGGTGGTTCTCCTCATATCTTCACTTTCGAGGAACTCGAAGTGGCTACTGATGGATTTAGTGCTTCAAGGGAGCTTGGTGATGGTGGCTTTGGAACTGTTTATAAAG GAAAACTCAAGGATGGGAGAGTAGTTGCGGTGAAACGCCTTTACAAGAACAACTACAGACGGGTTGAGCAGTTCCTGAATGAGGTCGACATCCTGTCccgcctgctccaccagaacctGGTCATCCTATATGGCTGCACGTCGCGAATGAGCCGTGACCTTCTCCTGGTGTACGAGTTCATCGCAAATGGGACTGTCGCAGACCATCTTCACGGATCTCGCTCGGCGGAACGAGGCCTCACGTGGCCTCTAAGACTGAACATTGCCATAGAAACAGCTGAAGCACTGGCCTACCTCCATGCAGTCGAGATCATACATCGGGATGTGAAGACAACCAACATATTGCTTGACAACAGCTTTCATGTCAAAGTTGCAGACTTTGGGTTGTCGCGCCTGTTCCCGCTCGAGGTCACCCATGTCTCGACCGTTCCACAGGGCACACCTGGCTACGTCGACCCCGTGTACCACCAGTGCTACAAGCTGACCGACAAGAGCGACGTTTACAGCTTTGGCGTTGTGTTGGTGGAGCTGATATCCTCAAAGCCTGCTGTGGACATGAGCAGGAGCCACAGTGAGATCAACCTGGCCAACATGGCTCTCAACAGGATTCAGAACCATGAAGTTGTTCAGCTGGTTGATCCGGAGCTCGGCTACGACACCGACCCCGAAACGAAGAGGACGATCGACCGCGTGgctgaggtggccttccagtgcctgCAGATGGAGAGGGATCTGAGGCCGTCGATCAAGGAGGTGGTGGAGATCCTGACCTGCGTCAGGGACGGAGACTGTCGGGCTAAGAGCATGAAGAAGAAGGCGTCTCAGAAAGAGGACGCGCACTTGCTCACGGAGGGCCTGCAGTTTTCGCCTGACTCGGTCATCCATAGATTCCATAGCCAGTCAACGAACCACTCGGTAGCGTCGAATGCTAGCGGGTTATGA